A region of Massilia sp. WG5 DNA encodes the following proteins:
- a CDS encoding helical backbone metal receptor — MNPSDPLIDALGQRHAPAPDARIVCLVPSITELLCELGLAGQLVGRTGFCIHPKDVVAAIPKVGGTKDVNIEKIRKLAPTHVVLNIDENEKPTAERLAGFVPNVVVTHPNTPRDNLALARLMGGIFGAEAAAERWCEAFEAEYAALHALARGPQRTVLYCIWQDPWMTVSNETYIASMLAELGWKLPVLGEERYPRFEWSQALVDGLDAVLLSTEPYRFTEAHADALEKQIGIPVFLVDGEMMSWYGSRALEGLRYLRRLRAMLEGGE, encoded by the coding sequence ATGAATCCTTCCGATCCCCTCATCGACGCGCTCGGACAGCGCCATGCGCCGGCCCCGGACGCCCGCATCGTCTGCCTGGTGCCCTCGATTACCGAACTGCTGTGCGAGCTCGGCCTGGCCGGCCAACTGGTCGGGCGCACCGGCTTCTGCATCCACCCGAAGGACGTGGTCGCCGCCATTCCCAAGGTGGGCGGCACCAAGGACGTCAACATCGAGAAGATCCGCAAGCTGGCGCCGACCCATGTGGTGCTCAACATCGACGAGAACGAAAAGCCGACCGCGGAGCGCCTGGCCGGGTTCGTGCCGAACGTGGTGGTCACGCATCCGAACACGCCGCGCGACAACCTGGCGCTGGCGCGCCTGATGGGCGGGATCTTCGGCGCCGAAGCCGCGGCCGAGCGCTGGTGCGAGGCCTTCGAAGCCGAGTATGCGGCCCTGCATGCGCTGGCCCGCGGACCGCAGCGCACCGTGCTGTACTGCATCTGGCAGGATCCGTGGATGACGGTGTCGAACGAGACCTATATCGCCAGCATGCTGGCCGAGCTGGGCTGGAAGCTGCCGGTGCTGGGGGAAGAGCGCTATCCGCGCTTCGAATGGTCGCAGGCGCTGGTGGACGGGCTCGATGCGGTATTGCTGTCGACCGAGCCCTACCGCTTCACGGAGGCGCATGCCGATGCGCTCGAAAAGCAGATCGGCATTCCCGTGTTCCTGGTCGACGGCGAAATGATGTCGTGGTACGGCAGCCGCGCCCTCGAGGGCCTGCGCTACCTGCGCAGGCTGAGAGCAATGCTCGAAGGCGGGGAATAA
- a CDS encoding HPF/RaiA family ribosome-associated protein, whose protein sequence is MEINVNTDNTIDRHQGLDERVRDVVESSIGRFEQVRRVDVHLSNQNGQKHEDGDNYCMMEARVAGYEPVVVHAHAADLHLSINGAASKLKRALDSALGRLNDKNKREPLPMDEDVPAESYKGLTDNQ, encoded by the coding sequence ATGGAAATTAACGTTAATACCGACAACACCATCGACCGCCACCAGGGCCTCGACGAACGCGTGCGCGATGTCGTCGAATCGAGCATCGGCCGTTTCGAGCAGGTCCGCCGCGTCGACGTCCACCTGAGCAACCAGAACGGCCAGAAGCACGAAGACGGCGACAACTACTGCATGATGGAAGCGCGCGTGGCCGGCTACGAGCCGGTGGTCGTGCATGCCCATGCCGCCGACCTGCACCTGTCGATCAACGGCGCCGCCAGCAAGCTCAAGCGCGCACTGGACAGCGCCCTGGGCCGCCTCAACGACAAGAACAAGCGCGAGCCGCTGCCGATGGACGAAGACGTCCCCGCCGAGTCCTACAAGGGCCTGACGGACAACCAGTAG